A genomic window from Dechloromonas sp. A34 includes:
- the lptA gene encoding lipopolysaccharide transport periplasmic protein LptA yields MIIRPTAFPLVLSVALLATQPAFAERADRDKPMLLEANRISIDDAKKIQILEGDVVITKGTMTLKAARIVVTEDKYGFQKGTAFGGKDGLARFRQKREGKDEYMEGEAERIEYNSNSEIAELFHRAWVKSGEDQVKGDYIWYDAISEKYLVTAGETRDAKAPPPRVRAVIQPKSTGNEPERPAGRGERLDLRGAGGLSAPNAQP; encoded by the coding sequence ATGATCATCCGCCCCACCGCGTTTCCCCTCGTGCTTTCCGTCGCCCTTCTCGCCACCCAGCCGGCATTCGCCGAACGGGCTGATCGCGACAAACCGATGCTGCTCGAAGCCAACCGGATCTCGATCGACGACGCCAAGAAAATCCAGATTCTCGAAGGCGATGTCGTGATCACCAAGGGCACCATGACGCTCAAGGCCGCCCGCATCGTCGTCACCGAGGACAAGTACGGCTTCCAGAAGGGAACCGCCTTTGGCGGCAAGGATGGCCTGGCTCGCTTCCGCCAGAAGCGCGAAGGCAAGGACGAGTACATGGAAGGCGAAGCCGAGCGCATCGAATACAACAGCAACAGCGAAATTGCCGAACTGTTCCACCGGGCCTGGGTCAAGAGCGGCGAAGATCAGGTCAAGGGCGACTACATCTGGTACGACGCGATCAGCGAAAAATACCTGGTTACCGCCGGCGAAACTCGCGATGCAAAAGCCCCGCCACCTCGCGTACGGGCCGTCATCCAGCCAAAGAGCACTGGCAACGAGCCCGAGCGCCCGGCCGGACGGGGCGAGCGACTCGACCTCAGAGGGGCTGGCGGACTGAGCGCCCCCAATGCACAGCCCTAG
- a CDS encoding KdsC family phosphatase: MDAKTRATRIKLVAFDIDGVMTDGGLHYTDDGGELKTFNVQDGLGLKFMQRAGIELAIVTGRTSGVVAARAADLGIEHVYQGVANKRAAVAGLLEKLGLHWHDCAFMGDDVIDLPVMTQCGLAIAPANARPIVKEYAHAITDAAGGHGAVREAIEFILVAQGKLDAAFAPYLDAP, encoded by the coding sequence ATGGACGCCAAAACCCGCGCCACCCGCATCAAACTCGTCGCCTTCGACATCGACGGCGTGATGACCGATGGCGGCCTGCACTACACCGACGATGGCGGCGAACTGAAGACCTTCAACGTCCAGGATGGCCTCGGCCTGAAATTCATGCAACGGGCCGGGATCGAACTGGCCATCGTGACCGGCCGCACTTCCGGCGTGGTCGCCGCCCGTGCCGCCGACCTCGGGATCGAACATGTTTACCAAGGGGTGGCCAACAAGCGTGCCGCCGTCGCCGGCCTGCTGGAAAAACTCGGCCTGCACTGGCATGACTGCGCCTTCATGGGCGATGACGTCATCGACCTGCCGGTCATGACGCAATGCGGCCTGGCAATTGCTCCGGCCAACGCCCGCCCGATCGTCAAGGAATACGCCCACGCCATCACGGACGCCGCCGGCGGTCACGGCGCCGTGCGCGAAGCGATCGAATTCATTCTGGTGGCACAGGGCAAGCTCGACGCGGCCTTCGCTCCCTACCTCGACGCGCCATGA
- the lptC gene encoding LPS export ABC transporter periplasmic protein LptC → MKHWPSQLFPIILLALLAGLSFWLQKAVDIGDSKHDGKARHDPDAIAENFVVRRFDDTGNVKYRLTAPYLVHYPDDDSSELQSPVLISYRPDAAPVTLTAKHAKVTAKGETVYLWDDVSATRAATPDRPEMVARMPDLTAQPDVGIAFTSSPVEITQGQSWIKGVGAHLDNNTSTLVLQSQVTGLYIRPRTKP, encoded by the coding sequence ATGAAGCACTGGCCCAGCCAACTTTTCCCGATCATCCTGCTCGCACTGCTGGCCGGGCTCAGTTTCTGGCTGCAGAAAGCGGTCGATATCGGCGATTCGAAACACGACGGCAAGGCACGCCACGACCCGGACGCGATTGCTGAAAATTTTGTGGTTCGCCGTTTTGACGACACCGGCAATGTGAAATATCGCCTGACCGCCCCCTACCTGGTGCATTACCCGGACGACGATTCGTCCGAACTCCAGTCTCCGGTCCTGATCAGCTATCGCCCCGATGCTGCGCCGGTGACGCTGACCGCCAAACACGCCAAGGTCACCGCCAAGGGTGAAACTGTCTACTTGTGGGACGACGTCTCGGCCACCCGCGCCGCAACCCCCGACCGCCCGGAAATGGTTGCCCGGATGCCCGACCTCACTGCCCAGCCGGATGTCGGCATCGCCTTTACCAGCAGTCCGGTCGAGATCACCCAGGGACAATCCTGGATCAAGGGGGTCGGTGCGCATCTCGACAACAACACCTCCACTCTAGTTCTGCAATCGCAGGTGACCGGCCTGTACATCCGCCCCAGGACAAAGCCATGA